In Myxococcales bacterium, a genomic segment contains:
- a CDS encoding aspartate aminotransferase family protein, which produces MQTQKLYDEYMITSMVAGFEPIEVESAQGTRIRSTNGDEYLDCFSGISVVNAGHGHPKVIAAAKEQMDKLIHCCTYMYYNPSAGRLAEALARITPGALQKTFMGNSGAEAIEGAMRLARHYTGRDEFVSLTHSFHGRTYATLSITGNSSRKHSGGPFMPGVTFAPAPYFYRCPYGSTTEAECAERSAEGLAKAIQFQSSGNIAAFIAEPILGEGGILVPHESYFKLVKEILAEQDILFICDEVQTGFGRTGKFFAIEHYDVEPEIMTMAKGIADGFPLGAFIARPDVADAFTPGSHLSTFGGNPVSCAAGLANVGVMQDEQLPENAAARGAQLMDALKPLEDELTLVGELRGKGLMIGLELVTGDDKTPADTAAKEVKKRCREAGILIGVGGTYANVVRLQPPLVLTEEEAAQIVDILSKVLRDVNGSL; this is translated from the coding sequence ATGCAGACCCAGAAGCTCTATGACGAGTACATGATCACCAGCATGGTGGCGGGCTTCGAGCCCATCGAGGTGGAATCGGCCCAGGGTACCCGGATCCGATCCACCAACGGCGATGAATATCTCGACTGCTTCAGCGGTATTTCCGTCGTCAATGCAGGGCACGGACATCCGAAGGTCATTGCCGCCGCGAAAGAGCAGATGGACAAGCTGATTCACTGCTGCACCTACATGTACTACAACCCGAGCGCCGGCCGATTGGCCGAGGCGCTGGCCCGGATCACCCCCGGCGCGCTGCAGAAGACCTTCATGGGCAACTCGGGCGCCGAGGCCATCGAAGGCGCCATGCGCCTGGCCCGGCACTACACCGGGCGCGACGAGTTTGTGTCGCTTACCCATAGCTTCCACGGCCGCACCTACGCCACGCTCTCGATCACCGGAAACAGCTCGCGCAAGCATTCCGGCGGGCCCTTCATGCCGGGCGTAACCTTCGCGCCAGCGCCGTATTTCTACCGCTGTCCCTACGGTTCGACGACCGAGGCCGAATGCGCTGAACGCAGTGCTGAGGGACTCGCCAAGGCGATCCAATTCCAGAGTTCGGGCAACATTGCGGCGTTCATCGCCGAGCCCATTCTCGGTGAGGGCGGGATCCTCGTGCCCCACGAGAGCTACTTCAAGTTGGTGAAGGAAATCCTCGCGGAGCAGGACATCCTCTTCATCTGCGACGAAGTCCAGACCGGTTTTGGACGGACCGGCAAGTTCTTTGCCATCGAGCATTACGACGTCGAGCCCGAGATCATGACAATGGCCAAGGGCATCGCCGATGGTTTTCCGTTGGGCGCATTCATTGCGCGCCCGGATGTCGCGGACGCCTTCACCCCGGGTTCACACCTGTCGACCTTCGGCGGCAATCCCGTGAGTTGCGCAGCGGGTCTGGCCAACGTGGGTGTGATGCAGGATGAGCAGCTCCCCGAGAACGCGGCGGCGCGCGGCGCTCAACTGATGGACGCTCTCAAGCCGCTCGAGGACGAACTCACACTCGTGGGCGAATTGCGCGGCAAGGGACTCATGATTGGTCTGGAACTCGTCACGGGTGACGACAAGACTCCGGCAGACACCGCCGCCAAGGAAGTGAAGAAGCGCTGCCGCGAGGCGGGAATCCTGATCGGCGTCGGCGGTACCTATGCCAACGTGGTTCGCTTGCAACCTCCGCTGGTGCTTACCGAGGAGGAGGCCGCCCAGATCGTCGACATCCTGTCCAAGGTT